The proteins below are encoded in one region of Deltaproteobacteria bacterium:
- the gltX gene encoding glutamate--tRNA ligase — MDSVILRFAPSPTGHLHIGGARTALFNWLYARNQGGKFILRIEDTDQVRSTKESIDAILESMTWLGLDWDEGPIYQTDRLSLYREHVHRLLQEGKAYPCYCSPEELEEKRQKAFQEKRKPKYDGRCRNLQAPLPDRTPAIRFKAPQQGVTILRDLIKGAIEFENAELDDLIIQRRDGWPTYNFSAVVDDATMSITHVIRGDDHVNNTPRQILLYEALGYPLPQFAHVPMILGADKTRLSKRHGATSVMAYKEMGYLPQALVNYLVRLGWSYGDQEVFSQQELVEKFSLENVGKSAAVFNTEKLLWLNGLYIRQEKPETLAELLLPFLESRGLKPRSMAWLGEVVKTLQERSKTLVEMAGQAEFYFRDDFPTDEKAAAKHLTPNIKEPLETLSAKINLSPELDEKGLEEIFKEIVTQKGLKLGAIAQAVRVALTGKAASPGIYEVMKILGREEVLKRLSRAVNKL, encoded by the coding sequence ATGGACTCTGTTATCTTACGTTTTGCCCCCAGCCCAACCGGGCACCTGCACATCGGGGGAGCGCGGACGGCCCTCTTTAACTGGTTGTATGCCCGCAACCAGGGAGGAAAATTTATTCTGCGCATCGAAGACACCGACCAGGTACGCTCTACCAAAGAATCCATCGATGCCATCCTGGAGAGCATGACCTGGCTCGGCTTGGACTGGGACGAAGGTCCCATCTACCAGACGGATCGGTTATCTCTCTACCGCGAGCATGTCCATAGGCTCCTGCAAGAAGGCAAGGCCTATCCCTGCTACTGCTCACCGGAAGAATTAGAGGAGAAACGCCAGAAGGCCTTCCAGGAAAAACGGAAACCCAAGTACGATGGCCGCTGCCGCAACCTGCAGGCACCCCTTCCAGACCGTACGCCGGCCATCCGCTTCAAGGCTCCGCAGCAGGGAGTGACCATTTTGCGTGACCTGATCAAAGGGGCGATTGAGTTCGAGAACGCGGAGCTCGACGACCTGATCATCCAGCGCCGCGACGGATGGCCCACTTACAACTTCAGCGCCGTGGTGGACGATGCTACCATGTCTATCACCCACGTCATCCGTGGTGACGACCATGTCAACAACACTCCCCGGCAGATCCTCCTCTATGAGGCCTTGGGCTATCCTTTGCCCCAGTTTGCCCATGTTCCGATGATCTTGGGGGCAGATAAAACCCGTCTTTCCAAGCGCCACGGGGCAACCTCGGTTATGGCTTATAAAGAAATGGGATACTTGCCTCAAGCGCTGGTGAACTATCTGGTGCGTTTGGGCTGGTCCTATGGCGACCAGGAGGTTTTCAGCCAGCAGGAATTGGTGGAGAAATTCTCTTTGGAGAACGTCGGAAAATCTGCAGCCGTTTTCAATACCGAAAAGCTCCTTTGGCTGAACGGGCTCTACATTCGCCAGGAAAAGCCCGAGACCCTGGCTGAGCTCCTCCTGCCTTTCCTGGAATCAAGAGGGCTGAAGCCGCGTTCCATGGCCTGGCTTGGAGAGGTGGTCAAGACCCTCCAGGAGCGCTCCAAGACCCTGGTGGAGATGGCCGGGCAGGCCGAGTTCTACTTCCGGGACGATTTCCCAACGGATGAAAAAGCGGCGGCGAAGCACCTAACCCCCAACATCAAAGAGCCTCTGGAGACGCTTAGCGCCAAAATAAATTTATCTCCCGAGCTCGACGAGAAAGGCCTGGAAGAGATTTTCAAAGAGATTGTTACCCAAAAAGGGTTGAAGTTGGGGGCGATTGCCCAGGCGGTTCGGGTGGCCCTCACTGGCAAAGCCGCCAGCCCGGGGATTTACGAAGTGATGAAGATTTTGGGAAGAGAAGAGGTGCTGAAAAGGCTTTCCCGGGCGGTGAATAAGCTTTAA